CAAGGGCCGTTCCGAGGAGACGCGGCTCGAGAAGATGCCGCGCTTGCAGCGCTCACTCGACGGTTAGAACGACTTTCCCACGGTGCTCCGCGCGCAGGAAGTACGCCAGCCGCTCTCGCAGCTCGGAAAAGGGGTAAGGACCATCGATCCGCGGCTTGAGCACGCCTTCGACGGCGAGGTCCCGGAATTTCGCGAGCCCGTAGTTGATCTCCTGTGCCACGACGATCAGCCGCCTGCCGCCCAGCGGGCGTTTGAGAAGCCCGAGAATCGCCAGCGCGAAGAACCGGGGCATGGAACCGCCGACGGTGACGTAGCGCCCGCTCGGTTTCAGCGCGCGCAGGTAGGCAGCGGGCCAGCGTTTCGTCCTCGTGTCCAGTATCAGGTCGTAGCGCGAGCCGGTACGAGTGAAGTCGGTCCGGCGATAGTCGAGCACCTCGTCGAACCCGGCGTCCCGCATGTCCGGCAACTTCGATGCAGAGTCGACACCGGTAATCCGCACCGAACGACGTTTCCTGAGTAGCTGTAGCGCCAGTATTCCCATTCCACCGCCGGCGCCGTTGATCAAGATTTCCATGCCGTCAGCGGGCTCCCCAGCCTCGATGGACTGCAGGGCGAGCGTTCCGGCCTGGGGCAGGGCCGCAGCGTCAACGAAATCCATCTCTGACGACATGCGCGCCAGCGCCGACTCGTCGCAACACACGTACTCGGCGAACCCTCCGAACGTACCCGTCAAGTCACCGAAGACGCGGTCGCCGGGCCTGAATCGACCGACACCCGGCCCTACCGAATCGACTTCACCGGCGATGTCACAGCCGGGTATCGGATACTTCGGTCGGCGCAGCCCGGTGAATAACCTCACGAAGAGCGGCTTGCCGGTGATCAGCGCGTAATCGGTGTCATTGAGACCGATCGCACGAATCCGCACCCGGACCTCTCCCGCTGCTGGCTCGGGAACGGGCACCTCCTTGATCTCGAGATTTTCGAGGTCCCCGTATCGCGAAACAACGCCAGCCTGCATTGTGCGTCCCCGTTCGAAACAAGAGCATCGAGAATAGGAGATAACACCACCATTTCCAAGTGCCCTCTGAAAAGCCAGGAACGCAAGCAGTTAGTGCACCATCTCTTCTGTAAATCCGCTCAGCCTGCAGCCTCGGCAACGAGAGCTTGAGCAGGTGGGCCACGTCGTGTCTCTTGTTGGTGAGTCTCAAATCATCAACAAGGAGAGTACGATCATGACCCACCCCGAGCAGCATACGGCGATCCAGAGCGCGTTGGAAGCCCTCGTCGAGGAAGGCTTCGACGGAATGGCCACGGCGATGCAGATTCTCTTCAACGAGGCGATGAAGATCGAGCGTAGCCAGTTCCTGGACGCGGCACCGAACGAGCGTAC
This genomic window from Candidatus Krumholzibacteriia bacterium contains:
- a CDS encoding NAD(P)-dependent alcohol dehydrogenase, translating into MQAGVVSRYGDLENLEIKEVPVPEPAAGEVRVRIRAIGLNDTDYALITGKPLFVRLFTGLRRPKYPIPGCDIAGEVDSVGPGVGRFRPGDRVFGDLTGTFGGFAEYVCCDESALARMSSEMDFVDAAALPQAGTLALQSIEAGEPADGMEILINGAGGGMGILALQLLRKRRSVRITGVDSASKLPDMRDAGFDEVLDYRRTDFTRTGSRYDLILDTRTKRWPAAYLRALKPSGRYVTVGGSMPRFFALAILGLLKRPLGGRRLIVVAQEINYGLAKFRDLAVEGVLKPRIDGPYPFSELRERLAYFLRAEHRGKVVLTVE